From Magnolia sinica isolate HGM2019 chromosome 13, MsV1, whole genome shotgun sequence, one genomic window encodes:
- the LOC131222724 gene encoding uncharacterized protein LOC131222724 isoform X2 — protein sequence MSALMRSLRSSVGSKSSNDRRNLDLPNSYDQEESITALRSSWIRRLRLKLPPLQAQPPSAAQDGGTSPTPAVAAAVVPSSDCTTGSGGGDSNPPIFEGHRNTISTVESHTPASISNLRSAFFFRRLLDFHSERSGLEEENPSFSFSSTGFGPFQVRTRRSLVQAASAAGPSSPPSWARLTPASSDRLSHRFLDCKEAAGSISQSSDHLQLQDVEPDFNGIGNFGFNGQDSLADLDKFNYANYGIRIPFSRNKEEEEGVDERFGRSNCFPREQNFVDDGCRSSSFQQRRVAADDHHRSSSRLSPFFQFQPSPVPIQDMTKKREYLRESRMNPFLQSARDGWLFGGPLGDANKKFIDSDPTSSRNLNRPRPLGDDKAYKLPLVAHDLIYDAPDQRMYEQRHSADPLHCSSSIHGIKYISRSRGSTAYHDSGIDDSAACRTILDPPLMHHNIVRRQAKRQVPACPHEPEEPYSFWNMERIKRPNDVSSSLLEFPLSRSSSRKRYTDIDEFVSTKFRKLGAAD from the exons ATGTCTGCTCTGATGCGGTCTCTCCGCAGCTCAGTTGGAAGCAAAAGCAGTAATGACAGGAGAAATCTAGACCTTCCAAATTCCTATGATCAAGAAGAATCAATCACAGCGCTCCGATCGTCCTGGATTCGACGGTTGCGCTTGAAACTCCCACCTCTACAGGCCCAACCACCCTCCGCCGCCCAAGACGGCGGCACTTCTCCGACTCCGGCAGTCGCTGCTGCCGTAGTGCCCTCCTCCGACTGCACCACTGGGTCTGGCGGCGGCGACAGCAACCCTCCGATCTTTGAGGGCCACCGCAACACCATCTCCACCGTCGAGTCACACACCCCTGCCTCGATCTCGAATCTCCGATCCGCTTTCTTCTTCCGCCGCCTCCTCGATTTCCACAGCGAAAGATCAGGCCTTGAAGAAGAAAATCCAAGCTTCTCGTTCTCCTCGACCGGCTTCGGCCCGTTTCAGGTCAGGACCAGAAGGAGTCTCGTCCAAGCAGCTTCGGCCGCGGGGCCTTCTTCCCCTCCGTCGTGGGCCAGACTCACTCCGGCCAGTTCCGATCGTTTAAGCCATCGATTTTTAGATTGTAAGGAAGCTGCAGGTTCCATTTCTCAATCTTCTGACCACCTGCAGCTGCAAGACGTAGAGCCAGATTTCAATGGAATAGGGAATTTTGGTTTCAATGGCCAAGATTCTCTGGCGGACCTTGATAAGTTCAATTATGCGAATTATGGCATCCGCATTCCTTTCTCGCGGaacaaggaggaagaagaaggggtGGATGAGCGATTCGGCCGGAGTAATTGCTTTCCCAGAGAGCAGAATTTCGTTGATGATGGCTGCCGATCGAGCTCGTTCCAGCAGAGGAGGGTGGCGGCCGATGATCATCATCGCAGCAGCTCCCGCCTCTCACCGTTCTTTCAGTTCCAGCCCTCGCCGGTCCCAATACAAGACATGACGAAAAAGCGTGAGTACTTGAGAGAAAGCAGGATGAATCCTTTCCTCCAATCAGCCCGGGACGGATGGCTCTTTGGTGGACCACTGGGAGATGCCAACAAGAAGTTCATAGACTCCGACCCCACTTCTTCCcgcaatctgaaccgtccaagaCCCCTGGGTGATGACAAGGCATACAAATTGCCACTCGTCGCACATGACTTGATATATGATGCACCAGATCAAAGGATGTATGAACAGCGCCACTCTGCGGATCCATTGCATTGCTCTTCTTCAATTCATGGAATCAAATACATTTCAAGAAGCAGAGGCAGCACTGCATACCACGACAGCGGTATTGATGATTCTGCTGCTTGCAGAACCATTTTG GACCCTCCTCTCATGCATCACAACATTGTACGACGGCAAGCCAAGAGACAAGTTCCTGCTTGTCCACATGAGCCAGAAGAACCCTATTCATTCTGGAACATGGAGAGGATTAAAAGACCTAATGATGTATCGTCTAGCCTCCTGGAGTTTCCTTTGAGTAGAAGCAGTAGTCGGAAAAGGTACACTGACATTGATGAGTTTGTCTCTACGAAGTTTAGGAAGCTGGGTGCCGCAGATTAG
- the LOC131222724 gene encoding uncharacterized protein LOC131222724 isoform X1, producing the protein MSALMRSLRSSVGSKSSNDRRNLDLPNSYDQEESITALRSSWIRRLRLKLPPLQAQPPSAAQDGGTSPTPAVAAAVVPSSDCTTGSGGGDSNPPIFEGHRNTISTVESHTPASISNLRSAFFFRRLLDFHSERSGLEEENPSFSFSSTGFGPFQVRTRRSLVQAASAAGPSSPPSWARLTPASSDRLSHRFLDCKEAAGSISQSSDHLQLQDVEPDFNGIGNFGFNGQDSLADLDKFNYANYGIRIPFSRNKEEEEGVDERFGRSNCFPREQNFVDDGCRSSSFQQRRVAADDHHRSSSRLSPFFQFQPSPVPIQDMTKKREYLRESRMNPFLQSARDGWLFGGPLGDANKKFIDSDPTSSRNLNRPRPLGDDKAYKLPLVAHDLIYDAPDQRMYEQRHSADPLHCSSSIHGIKYISRSRGSTAYHDSGIDDSAACRTILQDPPLMHHNIVRRQAKRQVPACPHEPEEPYSFWNMERIKRPNDVSSSLLEFPLSRSSSRKRYTDIDEFVSTKFRKLGAAD; encoded by the exons ATGTCTGCTCTGATGCGGTCTCTCCGCAGCTCAGTTGGAAGCAAAAGCAGTAATGACAGGAGAAATCTAGACCTTCCAAATTCCTATGATCAAGAAGAATCAATCACAGCGCTCCGATCGTCCTGGATTCGACGGTTGCGCTTGAAACTCCCACCTCTACAGGCCCAACCACCCTCCGCCGCCCAAGACGGCGGCACTTCTCCGACTCCGGCAGTCGCTGCTGCCGTAGTGCCCTCCTCCGACTGCACCACTGGGTCTGGCGGCGGCGACAGCAACCCTCCGATCTTTGAGGGCCACCGCAACACCATCTCCACCGTCGAGTCACACACCCCTGCCTCGATCTCGAATCTCCGATCCGCTTTCTTCTTCCGCCGCCTCCTCGATTTCCACAGCGAAAGATCAGGCCTTGAAGAAGAAAATCCAAGCTTCTCGTTCTCCTCGACCGGCTTCGGCCCGTTTCAGGTCAGGACCAGAAGGAGTCTCGTCCAAGCAGCTTCGGCCGCGGGGCCTTCTTCCCCTCCGTCGTGGGCCAGACTCACTCCGGCCAGTTCCGATCGTTTAAGCCATCGATTTTTAGATTGTAAGGAAGCTGCAGGTTCCATTTCTCAATCTTCTGACCACCTGCAGCTGCAAGACGTAGAGCCAGATTTCAATGGAATAGGGAATTTTGGTTTCAATGGCCAAGATTCTCTGGCGGACCTTGATAAGTTCAATTATGCGAATTATGGCATCCGCATTCCTTTCTCGCGGaacaaggaggaagaagaaggggtGGATGAGCGATTCGGCCGGAGTAATTGCTTTCCCAGAGAGCAGAATTTCGTTGATGATGGCTGCCGATCGAGCTCGTTCCAGCAGAGGAGGGTGGCGGCCGATGATCATCATCGCAGCAGCTCCCGCCTCTCACCGTTCTTTCAGTTCCAGCCCTCGCCGGTCCCAATACAAGACATGACGAAAAAGCGTGAGTACTTGAGAGAAAGCAGGATGAATCCTTTCCTCCAATCAGCCCGGGACGGATGGCTCTTTGGTGGACCACTGGGAGATGCCAACAAGAAGTTCATAGACTCCGACCCCACTTCTTCCcgcaatctgaaccgtccaagaCCCCTGGGTGATGACAAGGCATACAAATTGCCACTCGTCGCACATGACTTGATATATGATGCACCAGATCAAAGGATGTATGAACAGCGCCACTCTGCGGATCCATTGCATTGCTCTTCTTCAATTCATGGAATCAAATACATTTCAAGAAGCAGAGGCAGCACTGCATACCACGACAGCGGTATTGATGATTCTGCTGCTTGCAGAACCATTTTG CAGGACCCTCCTCTCATGCATCACAACATTGTACGACGGCAAGCCAAGAGACAAGTTCCTGCTTGTCCACATGAGCCAGAAGAACCCTATTCATTCTGGAACATGGAGAGGATTAAAAGACCTAATGATGTATCGTCTAGCCTCCTGGAGTTTCCTTTGAGTAGAAGCAGTAGTCGGAAAAGGTACACTGACATTGATGAGTTTGTCTCTACGAAGTTTAGGAAGCTGGGTGCCGCAGATTAG